The Astyanax mexicanus isolate ESR-SI-001 chromosome 14, AstMex3_surface, whole genome shotgun sequence genome window below encodes:
- the mgmt gene encoding methylated-DNA--protein-cysteine methyltransferase → MISNMTKYSSECVLQCVPLQSPIGELQLSGCEKGVHSITITTDTPKHSAVSCADSDVQVELQKCVSWLQSYFSSAQSVTSLPSPAIHNPMLETDTFSACVLRTLQDQVPAGQTVSYKKLAKMAGNERAVRAVGGAMRRNPVPLLIPCHRVLCSSGAIGGFMGGKGADIKLWLLQHEGWKP, encoded by the exons ATGATCTCCAACATGACTAAATatag ctctgagtgtgtgttgcagtgtgtccCTCTTCAGTCACCCATTGGAGAGCTTCAGCTGAGCGGCTGTGAGAAAGGAGTACactccatcaccatcaccactgaTACACCTAAACACAG tgcagtGAGTTGTGCTGATAGTGATGTCCAGGTGGAGCTGCAGAAGTGTGTGTCCTGGTTGCAGAGTTACTTCAGTTCTGCACAGTCAGTGACATCACTACCCTCCCCAGCAATACACAATCCCATGCTGGAGAcag ATACCTTCAGTGCCTGTGTGTTGCGGACGCTGCAGGATCAAGTCCCTGCGGGCCAAACCGTGTCTTACAAAAAGCTGGCCAAAATGGCAGGAAATGAGCGGGCAGTGAGAGCTGTGGGTGGAGCCATGAGGAGAAATCCG gttccTCTCCTCATTCCGTGTCACCGTGTGCTGTGTAGCTCGGGGGCTATCGGTGGATTTATGGGAGGAAAAGGAGCTGACATAAAGCTCTGGCTGCTGCAGCACGAGGGCTGGAAaccataa
- the gnrh3 gene encoding gonadotropin-releasing hormone 3 — translation MTNSVEWNWRVVVGLLVLACVVEVGVCQHWSYGWMPGGKRSVGELEATFRMMDAGDAVVALPLNSPLQQITPLQTINEEDSEALKKKRISYRRRGRAE, via the exons ATGACTAACAG tgTGGAGTGGAACTGGCGGGTGGTGGTCGGGCTGCTGGTGCTGGCCTGTGTGGTGGAGGTGGGTGTGTGTCAGCACTGGTCGTACGGATGGATGCCTGGAGGAAAGAGGAGCGTGGGGGAACTGGAAGCAACATTCAGG ATGATGGATGCTGGAGATGCAGTCGTGGCGTTGCCTTTAAACTCTCCACTGCAGCAGATCACTCCCCTGCAGACT aTAAATGAGGAAGATTCTGAAGCTCTAAAGAAGAAAAGAATCTCCTACAGAAGACGAGGGAGAGCGGaataa
- the LOC103045601 gene encoding kelch-like protein 28 — MDQQAKSYMFASLTRPHSEQLLQGLQLLRQDHELCDIVLRVGDVKIHAHKVVLASISPYFKAMFTGSLSEKETSEVEFQCIDEAALQAIVEYAYTGTVFISQETVESLLPAANLLQVKLVLKECCSFLESQLDAGNCIGISRFAEMYGCHDLCLAASKFICQNFEEVCQTEEFFELTREELDEIVSNDCLKVVTEETVFYALESWIKYDLTERQQYLAQLLHCVRLPLLSVKFLTRLYEANHLVRDDHACKHLLNEALKYHFMPEHRLSYQTVLSTRPRCAPKVLLAVGGKAGLFATLESMEMYFPQTDSWIGLAPLSVPRYEFGVAVLDQKVYVVGGIATHMRQGISYRRHESTVEKWDPDSNTWSSVDRMAECRSTLGVVVLAGELYALGGYDGQYYLQSVEKYVPKVKEWQPVAPMTKSRSCFATAVLDGMVYAIGGYGPAHMNSVERYDPSKDAWEMVASMANKRINFGVGVMLGFIFVVGGHNGVSHLSSIERYDPHQNQWTACRPMNEPRTGVGSAVVDNYLYVVGGHSGSSYLNTVQRYDPISDSWLDSNGMMYCRCNFGLTAL; from the exons ATGGACCAACAAGCCAAGTCCTATATGTTTGCTAGTTTGACACGGCCCCACTCGGAGCAGCTGTTGCAAGGCCTCCAGCTGCTGAGACAAGACCATGAGCTGTGTGACATCGTACTGCGAGTGGGTGATGTCAAGATCCATGCCCATAAAGTGGTACTCGCCAGCATCAGCCCATACTTCAAGGCTATGTTTACAGGCAGTCTTTCTGAGAAGGAGACATCAGAGGTTGAGTTCCAGTGCATTGATGAAGCTGCTCTGCAG GCCATTGTTGAATATGCCTACACTGGGACCGTTTTTATTTCCCAGGAAACAGTAGAGTCTCTTCTTCCAGCTGCAAACCTCCTCCAGGTCAAACTTGTGCTGAAGGAGTGCTGCAGCTTCCTGGAGAGTCAGCTGGATGCAGGGAATTGTATTGGCATTTCCCGCTTTGCCGAAATGTACGGCTGCCATGATCTGTGCCTCGCGGCCAGTAAGTTCATCTGTCAAAATTTTGAGGAGGTCTGTCAGACAGAGGAGTTCTTTGAACTGACAAGAGAAGAACTGGATGAGATAGTATCCAATGACTGTTTGAAGGTGGTCACAGAAGAGACTGTGTTCTACGCTCTGGAGTCCTGGATTAAATATGATCTGACAGAGAGACAGCAGTACCTGGCTCAGTTGCTCCACTGTGTACGACTGCCGCTGCTTAGTGTGAAGTTTCTCACTCGACTCTACGAAGCCAACCACCTTGTCCGTGATGACCATGCCTGCAAGCACCTTCTCAATGAGGCCCTCAAATACCATTTCATGCCTGAGCACCGTCTCTCCTACCAGACTGTACTGTCTACAAGACCACGCTGTGCCCCCAAGGTCCTTCTTGCAGTAGGAGGCAAGGCAGGGCTCTTCGCCACATTGGAAAG TATGGAGATGTACTTCCCCCAGACCGACTCCTGGATTGGGCTGGCCCCACTCAGCGTGCCCCGCTATGAGTTTGGAGTCGCAGTACTGGACCAGAAAGTGTACGTGGTGGGTGGCATTGCCACACACATGCGGCAGGGCATCAGCTATAGACGCCATGAAAGCACAGTGGAGAAGTGGGACCCAGACAGCAACACTTGGTCGTCTGTGGACCGGATGGCAGAGTGTCGGAGCACCCTGGGAGTGGTGGTGTTAGCAGGGGAGCTGTATGCCCTTGGAGGCTATGATGGCCAATATTACCTCCAATCAGTGGAGAAGTATGTGCCCAAAGTGAAAGAGTGGCAACCAGTGGCGCCCATGACAAAGTCACGCAGTTGCTTTGCCACGGCAGTTCTGGACGGTATGGTTTATGCCATTGGAGGCTACGGTCCTGCCCATATgaacag tgTGGAGCGCTACGACCCCAGCAAGGATGCCTGGGAAATGGTAGCATCTATGGCTAATAAAAGAATAAACTTTGGAGTGGGAGTCATGTTGGGGTTCATATTTGTGGTTGGAGGTCACAATGGTGTTTCACACCTGTCTAGCATCGAAAGATACGACCCCCACCAGAACCAGTGGACAGCATGTCGACCCATGAATGAACCTCGCACAG gaGTTGGCTCTGCAGTTGTGGACAACTACCTCTATGTAGTGGGCGGTCATTCAGGATCTTCTTACCTGAACACAGTACAGCGCTATGACCCTATTTCGGACAGCTGGCTGGACTCCAATGGAATGATGTACTGTCGTTGTAACTTTGGCCTGACCGCTCTTTGA